One Bos taurus isolate L1 Dominette 01449 registration number 42190680 breed Hereford chromosome 16, ARS-UCD2.0, whole genome shotgun sequence DNA window includes the following coding sequences:
- the ASCL5 gene encoding achaete-scute homolog 5 → MNEDFCRALAARRPAAAPECLPLGIGPPPRPAPPAGAEPLGAVPFLLYPGAAGPPYCDAYAAAFPGAPFPGALGACDYPFEPAFIQKRNERERQRVRCVNEGYARLRGHLPGALAEKRLSKVETLRAAIRYIKHLQELLSAAPDGAAPREPRAAPSLVPDSAEPSCGSSSPFFESEECSH, encoded by the coding sequence ATGAACGAAGACTTCTGCCGGGCGCTGGCGGCCCGCCGGCCCGCAGCGGCTCCCGAGTGCCTGCCGCTGGGCATCGGGCCCCCTCCGCGGCCGGCGCCCCCGGCCGGCGCCGAGCCCCTGGGCGCCGTGCCCTTCCTGCTCTACCCGGGCGCCGCCGGGCCGCCCTACTGCGACGCCTACGCGGCCGCCTTCCCGGGAGCGCCCTTCCCCGGCGCCCTGGGCGCCTGCGACTACCCCTTCGAGCCCGCCTTCATCCAGAAGCGCAATGAGCGCGAGCGCCAGCGCGTCCGCTGCGTCAACGAGGGCTACGCGCGGCTCCGCGGCCACCTGCCCGGCGCCCTGGCTGAGAAGCGGCTCAGTAAGGTGGAGACCCTGCGCGCCGCCATCCGCTACATCAAGCACCTGCAGGAGCTGCTGAGCGCCGCCCCCGACGGCGCCGCGCCCCGCGAGCCCCGGGCGGCGCCCTCCCTGGTGCCCGACTCGGCCGAGCCCTCCTGCGGCTCCTCCTCGCCCTTCTTCGAGTCGGAGGAGTGCAGCCACTGA